A genomic segment from Truepera sp. encodes:
- the pilM gene encoding type IV pilus assembly protein PilM, translating into MVSLRERMSRLLSPKIEAVGLEVGTSALKVVELRAGNPPTLGALAVRPMPPGLVTEDEVTDPQGLAEEIKALFHEAGIQKRFTVTAVSNRQAITRNIHVPRMTVAELDEAIRWEAERYIPFPIDEVVLDYFVLDNPEDVEEGGQLEVVIAAARLDEVSQQVEYLKQAGLEPHVIDVKPFSLLRALRGSLHGEHLTKQTLSGQNFTEANEIGVVLEIAASTSTITLVRGQRVLMNRNINVSGDDFTTAVQRAFGLDFDAAEDVKTEYGTATIPTEDEEDLLNFDVKREQFSAPRVYEALRPVLVELTTEIRRSLEFFRVQSGDATISRMLVTGGGAKLRGLPEAIGDALGIKVELGDPWLSVTVDEGRFDAHYLKKVAAEFAVPLGLALRGVAGLD; encoded by the coding sequence ATGGTCTCATTGCGCGAGCGGATGTCCCGCTTGCTAAGTCCCAAGATCGAGGCAGTAGGGCTCGAGGTCGGGACCAGTGCGCTGAAGGTGGTGGAGCTTCGCGCCGGCAACCCGCCCACTTTGGGTGCTCTGGCTGTGCGGCCGATGCCTCCCGGCCTCGTCACCGAGGACGAAGTCACCGATCCGCAAGGCCTAGCTGAAGAGATCAAGGCGCTCTTCCACGAAGCCGGGATCCAGAAGCGCTTCACGGTCACGGCCGTCAGCAACCGTCAGGCGATCACGCGTAACATCCACGTGCCGCGCATGACGGTCGCCGAACTCGACGAGGCGATCCGCTGGGAAGCAGAGCGCTACATCCCTTTCCCCATCGACGAGGTGGTCCTCGACTACTTCGTCCTCGACAACCCGGAGGACGTCGAAGAAGGCGGCCAGCTGGAGGTCGTGATCGCGGCGGCCCGCCTCGACGAGGTCTCGCAGCAGGTCGAGTACCTGAAACAAGCCGGCCTCGAACCGCACGTGATCGACGTCAAGCCGTTCTCCCTCCTGCGGGCGCTGCGCGGCTCGCTCCACGGGGAGCACCTCACGAAACAGACGCTCTCGGGCCAGAACTTCACCGAGGCCAACGAGATCGGCGTCGTGCTCGAGATCGCCGCCAGCACCTCGACCATCACGCTCGTGCGCGGCCAACGCGTGCTCATGAACCGCAACATCAACGTCAGCGGGGATGACTTCACGACCGCCGTCCAGCGCGCCTTCGGCCTCGATTTCGACGCGGCCGAGGACGTGAAGACCGAATACGGCACGGCCACCATCCCCACCGAGGACGAGGAAGACCTCCTCAACTTCGACGTCAAGCGCGAACAGTTCTCGGCTCCCAGGGTCTACGAGGCCCTGCGCCCCGTGCTCGTCGAGCTGACCACGGAGATCCGCCGGTCACTCGAGTTCTTCCGCGTGCAGTCCGGCGACGCCACGATCAGCCGCATGCTGGTCACCGGCGGCGGCGCCAAGCTGCGGGGCTTACCCGAGGCCATCGGCGACGCCCTGGGCATCAAGGTCGAGCTCGGCGACCCATGGCTGAGCGTCACGGTGGACGAGGGCCGCTTCGATGCGCACTACCTCAAGAAGGTGGCGGCGGAGTTCGCGGTGCCCCTCGGCCTCGCCCTGAGGGGGGTGGCGGGCCTTGATTAA
- the dnaB gene encoding replicative DNA helicase, whose protein sequence is MEGRTPPHNLEAEQSVLGSILLDNEAYGNLEGTLQAEQFYKEAHRKVFLALERLHRRGEPMDLVTLTEELRQSGDLEGVGSVAYVVGLADSVPTAAYAESYARIVKEKATLRDLISAGGRIMQAAYDQAGPLEEVLDTAEKAIFDLTTRKRRSNFAGMRTLVTETFQDINERFANPNPVSGLRAGFRELDGLTGGLQPSSLNVLAARPSMGKTALALTIGLNAALKEGASVGIFSLEMSGVQLVQRMLCAEARVDMSRVRSGQLSDRDFQRLADTAGRLSEAKMYIDDHADLTVMELRSRARRLQAEHGLDLLIIDYLQLMSGSARSASENRQQEISAISRGLKGLARELEVPVLVLSQLSRAVEARPNKRPMLSDLRESGAIEQDADLVMFIYRDEYYDPHSEKHGIAEIIIGKQRNGPTGSLELQFHNAHVRFNDLAKGPH, encoded by the coding sequence GTGGAAGGCCGCACACCGCCGCACAACCTAGAGGCAGAACAGAGCGTCCTGGGCAGCATCCTGCTGGACAACGAGGCCTATGGGAACCTCGAGGGGACGCTTCAAGCCGAACAGTTCTACAAGGAAGCACACCGCAAGGTCTTCCTGGCCCTCGAGAGGCTCCACCGGCGCGGCGAGCCCATGGACCTGGTGACCCTGACCGAGGAGCTCCGGCAGTCCGGCGACCTCGAGGGCGTGGGTTCCGTGGCGTACGTGGTCGGCCTCGCCGACTCCGTCCCCACGGCGGCGTACGCGGAGAGTTACGCCCGGATCGTCAAGGAGAAGGCCACGCTGCGCGACCTGATCAGCGCCGGCGGGCGCATCATGCAGGCGGCCTACGACCAGGCGGGGCCACTTGAAGAGGTGCTCGACACGGCCGAGAAGGCCATCTTCGACCTCACCACCCGCAAGCGCCGCAGCAACTTCGCCGGCATGCGAACCCTCGTCACCGAGACCTTCCAGGACATCAACGAACGCTTCGCGAACCCGAACCCCGTCTCGGGGCTCCGTGCCGGCTTCCGCGAACTCGACGGCCTGACCGGCGGCTTGCAACCTTCCAGCCTGAACGTCCTGGCCGCCCGCCCGTCCATGGGCAAGACGGCGCTGGCCCTCACGATCGGCCTCAACGCCGCCCTCAAGGAGGGCGCCTCCGTTGGCATCTTCTCCCTGGAGATGTCGGGGGTGCAGCTCGTGCAGCGCATGTTGTGCGCGGAGGCGCGGGTCGACATGTCGCGCGTGCGCTCCGGCCAACTCTCCGACCGCGACTTCCAACGCCTCGCCGACACCGCCGGGCGGCTGTCGGAAGCCAAGATGTACATCGATGACCACGCCGACCTGACCGTGATGGAGCTGCGCTCCAGGGCGCGCCGCCTGCAGGCGGAGCACGGCCTCGACCTGCTGATCATCGACTACCTCCAACTCATGTCCGGCAGCGCCCGCAGCGCGAGCGAGAACCGGCAGCAGGAGATCTCTGCCATCTCGCGCGGCCTCAAGGGCCTCGCCCGCGAGCTCGAGGTGCCGGTGCTCGTCCTGTCCCAGCTCTCGCGCGCCGTCGAGGCCCGCCCCAACAAGCGCCCCATGCTCTCGGACCTGCGCGAGTCCGGCGCCATCGAACAGGACGCCGACCTCGTGATGTTCATCTACCGCGACGAGTACTACGATCCCCACAGCGAGAAGCACGGGATCGCCGAGATCATCATCGGCAAGCAGCGCAACGGCCCCACCGGCAGCCTCGAGCTGCAGTTCCACAACGCGCACGTGCGCTTCAACGACCTCGCCAAGGGCCCTCACTGA
- the pilO gene encoding type 4a pilus biogenesis protein PilO has protein sequence MSRSFDIRKLRQRDWAIIFLVLSILAAVVWYFYLYSPTQDRIATLETNITQLDADIRRGEDARRNLPNLRLAVSELEADRRDFLAQLPRESDIAGLIDSLRTNALESDVAIQSFSQGSAQEQVQDVRPIGFNIATQGTYAETMAYLDRLEAMQRFAKIGSVSLDIEDNTSSDPNLNAAFSFTVYVYTGSDPGEQ, from the coding sequence ATGAGCCGCTCGTTCGATATCCGCAAGCTGAGGCAGCGCGACTGGGCCATCATCTTCCTCGTCCTGTCGATCCTGGCGGCGGTGGTCTGGTACTTCTACCTCTACTCGCCAACCCAGGACCGCATCGCGACGCTCGAGACGAACATCACCCAGCTGGACGCCGACATAAGGCGCGGCGAAGACGCCAGGCGCAACCTGCCCAACCTGCGCTTGGCGGTCTCGGAGCTGGAGGCCGACCGCCGCGACTTCCTGGCTCAGTTGCCGCGTGAAAGCGACATCGCGGGCCTCATAGACTCCTTGCGCACCAACGCGCTGGAGTCCGACGTCGCCATCCAGTCGTTCAGCCAGGGATCGGCCCAGGAGCAAGTACAAGACGTGCGGCCCATCGGCTTCAACATCGCCACCCAAGGCACCTACGCCGAGACCATGGCGTACCTCGACCGGCTCGAGGCCATGCAGCGCTTCGCCAAGATCGGAAGCGTCTCGTTGGACATCGAAGACAACACGTCGAGCGACCCCAACCTCAACGCCGCCTTCTCGTTCACCGTCTACGTGTACACCGGTAGCGATCCAGGGGAGCAGTAG